The sequence GTGTTCCAGCTGCTGAGTGACAACAAGCTGGTTCTCAAGCGTTCCAAATGCTCCTTCGGTGAACCGGCAGTGTCATATCTTGGACATATTGTATCAGCACAGGGGGTCGCTATGGATCCATCTAAAGTGGATGCAGTGGAGTCGTGGCCAATACCACGTACACTCAGAGCTCTCCGCGGTTTTCTTGGTCTTACAGGATATTATCGCAAGTTCATAGCTGGTTATGGGTCTGTTGCAAGCCCTCTCACTGCTCTTCTAAAAAGGGATGCCTTCCAATGGACAGATGAGGCAGCAGAGGCTTTTTGCCAGCTGAAACAATCACTATTAACAACACCACTTCTTCAGTTACCCGATTTCACCAAAAGATTCTTCATTGACTGTGATGCGTCGGGCTTAGGATTTGGGGCAGTTCTACACCAAGGGGATGGAGCCATAGCATTTTTCAGCAGGCCTGTGTCTCGCCATCATCAGAAACTGCCAGCCTATGAGAGGGAATTGATTGGGTTGGTCAAAGCAGTTCGACATTGGAGACCATATGTATGGAGTCGACCATTCACAGTCCGGACTGACCATTATAGCTTGAAGTTCCTGCTCGATCAACGATTGTCAACGATTCCTCAACACACGTGGGTCAGCAAGCTTTTTGGATATGACATCACGGTGGAATACCGGCCAGGCAAACTCAATGGCGCAGCAGATGCGCTGTCCCGTCGGGATGAGGATATGGGAACTATGTACACCATCTCCTCGCCTTCCtttgatttatttgctactttaaAGGCAGAAGCTGAAACTGATTCACAGGTGGCTGCAATCTGCAAGCAGTTGGCTGATGGCACTGCTAGTCCGGGTTGGACTACAACGGATGGTCTGCTACGGTTCAAGGGCAAAGTATTCATTCCATAGGCGTCGTCATTATGGTCTGTACTTCTTGCCCAAGCTCATGAATCTGGTCATGAAGGCGTGCAAAAGACAATTCACAGGTGGAGAACATCTTTTTACAGTCCAAAAGCACTCCACCGGGTACGTGAGTTCGTGCGCAGTTGTGCAGTTTGCCAACGCAACAAGACTCAGCACCTTCATCCAGCTGGTTTGCTGCAACCCTTGCCCATTCCTTCTATGGTTTGGGCTGACATATCAATGGACTTTATTGAGGGCTTTCCAAAGGTTGGTGGCAAGTCAGTAGTGCTGACAGTTGTAGACCGATTCTCAAAGTATGGCCATTTCATTGCCTTGGGCCACCCCTACACGGCAGTCTCAGTGGCGAAGGCTTTCTTCGATGATATTGTCAAACTCCATAGTCTACCATGTTCCATTGTAAGTGATCGGGACACAGTTTTCACTAGCCAGTTTTGGACTGAACCGTTTCACATGGCCGGGGTTAAGTTACAGATGAGCTCAGCCTTTCACCCACAATCAGATGGTCAATCAGAAGTGGTGAACCAGATTATAACTATGTACCTCCGCTGTCTTGCTGGGGATCGGCCTAAATCGTGGTTGAAGTGGCTTCCATGGGCTGAATATTGCTATAATTCATCATATCAGTCGGCTCTAAAGTGCTCGCCATTCAAAGTAGTGTATGGCAGGGACCCTCCTCCTATGGTTTCCTACCAGCCAGGGAACTCCAAGGTAGCAGCCGTTGATGTCCAGCTGCAGGACAGAGATGCATTTCTTGAGGAAATCAAAGCACGTCTAGTGCAAGCTCAAGTCACTATGAAAAGCTACCAGGATCAGCGTCGCAGAGAAGTGGAATTCAGTGTGGGAGATTGGGTCTGGCTACGGCTACAACAGCGAACGACTGTAGGGGTCACTACAGCTTCTCCCTCCAAGTTGGGACCAAAATTTTATGGTCCATATCAAATCACACAAAAGATAGGGGACGTGTCCTATAAGCTGCAACTACCACCAAATGCACACATTCATGACGTTTTCCATGTTGCTCTCCTGAAGAAGTTCGAAGGCACCGTGCCAACACAGCTGGTTCCCTTACCACCCTTGTTACATGGGCGGGTTATTCCATCTCCTGAGAAGGTCCTCCGAGCAAGGCTGAATAGAGGAGTCTGGGAGCTGTTGGTAAAATGGGTAGGGCGCTCAGAAGCAGATACGTCATGGGAAGAAATTGAGGCATTTAAACGCCAATATCCACATGTGGCGCTCACGGACGAGCTGTTTGTTGGGGAGGGGGGAAGTGTTGTAGATTCTTTTGTGGGAAGGCATTATGCTAGGCGCCAAATTTAGTTTGTTAAGAAGTACTAAAAGTTAGGCAATAATTAAGGAGGCTTATCCTCCCGGGAGAGTTATCTTATCCCCTAGAAAATCTGTAATATGGTTAGGCACCTAAGCTATAAAGGTGGCCTTAGATTGTACTAGGAGATTATCAAAGAAGTTGTGCCTGTGGGTGCGGCTGCTTGATCACCCTGGCAGAACCTACGCCATCTGGTGATCTTAGCTCCCAGCCGCCACACAGGATACCCTATTCCCTGCGTTCTTCTACTCAATCCACCTTGATATCCCACCCTTCGTGGTGCACTCCTCCCCGCCCTGCGCATCGCAGCCGGGTTCACAACAGGGGGTAAGACAACTCCTAGGTATTGTATTAAGAAGAGGATCTTCTCATGTGGATCAAGAAAACTCCTGAATCcttgccccacccatacacagcggcaccGTAGTCTATGTGAGAAGGAATTTTTTAACCCTAGCCTAAAATCGCTACCACATGGTGTCGAACTCAGAACCTGAGGGCTAAGGAGtgttactcagaccacctaaccaactaagCGACACATCATATAGTGAACCTGTTGCACTCATGTTTTTCACATAGATGAAGGATGGATTTGGGCATTTATGAAGCAGCAACTGTAAGAATACTGACATGTGAAGGTTGTAGTGCATGCAGCTTGTTCCGCCTCTGTTATAGCCAAGCTGGAAAATTTCATTTCGAGCGCATGCTATTTGCTTATATTCACCTATACGGCAGGATCATATCAATCTGCATCTGGTCTTTGGAATACTGACTAAAAATCTTGTTCTGACTTCTGAGCATTTCAGCATGTTGCATAAGTCACCTACCCAGTGTTATTAAAACTACATTTAAACGTTAAAACTCTAATTAGAGGTTGAAACCGTGTTTTAGCGTTTTGACGTTCTAAACTGTAACACAAAGTGTTTCATGCGTTTTAGACCATTAGCTACTTTTGAGCCCAATCTGTTAGTTACTTTTGGGGTCCAATCCggctcatgggtgaagttttggtaaGCTACTAAACTCTCTGttttggtatttaacttcatgttattgtctgaaattatgatatattggTATTTTTTCTATGTTGTTTAAAATTACGTTTAAGCAAagtttaaacgtttaaaagtcaaaacttcacccatgagcGTGTCAACATTTTATATTTTTAAAACCTTGCACCTACTTAGAAGTGGTCCAGTTCTCAGTAGGTATTAGATTAGCTGATGCCTTTTTGTTTACTCTATTAGTTTGAAGCTCTGATGGGTTCACAGGTTTCATGAAGACCTTTTTCATATTCTTGTCACTTTTGCTCTGCACTTAGCAGTGTTCTATGGTATCATTCGCTGTGCAATTGAAGTCTCACTGCATTATCTATTTTAAAAATTAAAATGTTGCTTTCAGTTACGTAAGTCCAATGCAACTATGTATCTAGATAAATATTGTTTGAGATGTCTTGTTGCTAACCATAAATTCTTGTTGCATATTTAGCTCGTCTTGGTAGCGAATAGAGCTGGATATATCTATCGTAGCTCGACGTTCTTGATTTTCATTGTTATGATTCTCATTTTCAAAATTATATCAGTTACTTGAAAAAGCTCTTGAGGCCTCTGGAGATGACTTGGACTCTGCAATAAAGAGATTAAACGAGCTGCGACTGGAGTCAGCTGGGGCTATCCTATCTGCCACTGTTTGTGAATCTGAGAAGGACATATCATCAGCTCATAACTTATTGGCTGAAGGTATGTATGTTAGATTTCTTCAGGGAATAGTTGTGTGCCAAATAAAATATAGCATATATTAAGTTTTCTATTATTGGTAAGTATTTTTATATTACTGTTGCTACACATGTCAACATTTACCTGATGGTGTATAAACAATGTCGAGCAATGCCATCAAGGAGGCGTATTTACTTGttttttgaatcaaatttatatTGTATATCTCCATGAATTCTCTGTTTTGTGACCAACTTATATTGTATATCTTCATGAATTCTCTGTTTTGTGAATCAAATTTGAAATACTGACTTTATGGTTCTCCATCTTGGACAGGTACCACCAGTAATGGCCATTTAGACATAGCTACTGAAAATCCACCTGCAATTGATAACTCTCAGACAAGTCATCATAGCTCTGAATGGGTTGACCTATTTGTCAAAGAGATGATGAGCTCCTCTGACATAGATGATGCGCGAGCTCGTGCATCCAGGGCTTTGGAGGTGTTTGAAAAGTCCATCATGGATCGAGTTGGACCTGAAGCAGTGCAGAATTTGCATAGGGTACTATAGCATGCATCACATGCCATTTTGATCGTAGGATTTTTTCACCTTGGGAAGCTTAAAGCAGTTATGTTTTCTTACCTTCGATAGGAAAATGTGATGCTAAAGGAGCAACTTGCAATAATTCTCCGAGAGAATGCTGTTCTGAAGCGGGGCGTTGCGATACAACACGAACGCCAAAAAGAGTTTGATGTGAGGACTCAGGAAGTCGACAGCCTTAAACAGTTGGTACTGCAATATCAGGAGCAGATAAAAACTCTTGAGGTACCCCCGTTCACCACCCTTGTGATTTTGATCCTTTGTTTATTCAACAAAAAGGTAAATTGTGATACATGGTTTTATGCAGATAAATAATTACGCACTTAGAGTGCATTTGAAGCAGGCTCAGCAGGGCAATTCTATGCATGGACGTTTCCCGCCTGACGTCTTCTAATGTCTGCCATGGCTCAACAGAATAATTATGCATGGACGTTCGTTAATATTTGATGCTGTACAGTTGGATTTTGAACTAAGCAGTGTCAAATAAAAAAAATCGAGGTAGTACCTATTAAGATAAGTAGACTCAGGACCTCAAGTTCGACTCAAATGCTGCATATACGATCGTACCCCATCATTGGAGTCGACAACACTAAGGTCCAACTACCTGGAAGCTGAGATGAAATAGCATGTTAGGGTTGGCAGTGCACTGGTCCTTGCATACTTGTTGTAATAATGGATCTTGCAGGGGAAGCTCGGATGAAGTAATATTGGCTGTATGCGTTTGAAGTGTGAGAACTGATATATATCGTAAGCTTAACACACTAAAAACAAAACAATGTTTAAATTAATCTTTGCACACGCTAAGCCGGAAtgatttatttttatttataatgAGACATCTGCACCCACAGTCCATGCTGAAGCACGATTATGCTTGTAGAACTTGTTCGCTTTATTAGAACCCTAGGATCTCTCTGCTCTTAGCAATTCTATTCTATATAATAAACGCTGACGCAAAGGTCGACGCTGAGGTGGTCCACGTCTCTTTTTAAATCTGCGTTGTTGGATCCGGCATCAACGGTACCTAACCACCATTTTTTCTCCGTTCGTTCTATGCTGGCATGCTGCGTTTCCAAGGACACAGGTCTAGAAGCGTCGAGTGTTTCGATAGATCCGTCCTGCTGGAGgaaacaaaaaagaaaaaaatatatgACGGACAGCAGATACTCTCCGGCATCTTCTCGGCGACCGCAGGTCCACAGTCCCCACAGCCACGGCGAAGGTACGTTCTCCTCCACATCCTATCGTGCACCTCAGTATCCTCGACACTTCCCGGCTGGTGCTCTCCGACCCAGCTGTCTTCTTTCTCGCGCCGCGTCTCATCCCTCCACGCATGCTCTTGGCCATCCCGGACGCCGACGAGACAGAGGGATCTCGTGTTGTTCTGTCGCATAGTCGACCTCTCCGTCGTGCCCTCCTCGCTCTTCTTCTGCGCCGCCCATCGACATGGAAAGCATAATAAACGCTGACGCAAAGGTCGACGCTGAGGTGGTCCACGTCGCTTTTTAAATCTGCGTTGTTGGATCCGGCATCAACAGTACCTAACCACCATTTTTTCTCCGTTCGTTCTATGCTGGCATGCTGCGTTTCCAAGGACACAGGTCTAAAAGCGTCGAGTGTTTCGATAGATCCGTCCTGCTGGAGgaaacaaaaaagaaaaaaaaatatatGACGGACAGCAGATACTCTCCGGCATCTTCTCGGCGACCGCAGGTCCACAGTCCCCACAGCCACGGCGAAGGTACGTTCTCCTCCACATCCTATCGTGCACCTCGGTATCCTCGACACTTCCCGGCTGGTGCTCTCCGACCCAGCTGTCTTCTTTCTCGCGCCGCGCCTCATCCCTCCACGCATGCTCTTGGCCATCCCGGACGCCGACGAGACAGAGGGATCTCGTGTTGTTCTGTCGCATAGTCCACCTCTCCGTCGTGCCCTCCTCGCTCTTCTTCGGCGCCGCCCATCGACATGGAAAGCAGAACAAGAGGAGTAGGGAATCGGGCACGGACAATGTGTGTGACGCTGTGTTGTGCGTATATGCGATGGTGAATCCGAGCAGGGCGGCAAGGGGGATAGTTGTAGAAGGCGGCAAGGTACGAGAAGCCCATGTGCGGTGCTGCGCCTCGCCGCGGGCCCGCAGCGGACGGGCGCACGGCCACGGCGCCgacgcactgcttgccgcaacgcCCCACGCAGGTGCGCGGAGCCACGACCCGGTCGGCCACCGGTGTGCAGGAGTCTTGTCGCTCAATAGGAGCCTCGCGGCCGAGCAACTACTGGCCTGCAGCGAATCGATTCACCGGCTGAGCAATTGCTGCAAATTGATGGCCCATTTCCCTTTCCAAGTTAATTCACAGTGGTCAAAAGTGTTCTTTTACCTTTTAAAAATACAATATATGAAAAACATTGGGAAACAAAAGACGGTCAGTCTGCGGATACTGAAAGAAGCACGTTCCTTTAAAACCAAAGGACCATGATCAATAGACCATTTTCTGCTTTCTTGCCATATCGGTTGTCGTCTCCATCCATTTAAGCTGAATTTTAGGGGATGTTTG is a genomic window of Zea mays cultivar B73 chromosome 5, Zm-B73-REFERENCE-NAM-5.0, whole genome shotgun sequence containing:
- the LOC100282112 gene encoding uncharacterized protein LOC100282112; amino-acid sequence: MSAVVCGKRSSSIFGDELVPSPSSPPSPSHHHHPAKRARCSPSRWREGLLHHLLTLFPDMDPQLLEKALEASGDDLDSAIKRLNELRLESAGAILSATVCESEKDISSAHNLLAEGTTSNGHLDIATENPPAIDNSQTSHHSSEWVDLFVKEMMSSSDIDDARARASRALEVFEKSIMDRVGPEAVQNLHRENVMLKEQLAIILRENAVLKRGVAIQHERQKEFDVRTQEVDSLKQLVLQYQEQIKTLEINNYALRVHLKQAQQGNSMHGRFPPDVF